From the genome of Alicyclobacillus sp. SO9:
GCGATATTCTTGTCGGTAATAATGCTCTCAATCTCGTTGGTATTCGCAAAGACAGCACTTGAATTACTTCCTATCTTAGTGTGGTCAAGCAGTGCAATGGTCCTCTTTGCCTTTTTCACCAGTTCGCGTTTCAATTGCACTTCGTACAGGTTGAAGTCTGACAACCCTTTCTCTGGGGTGAATCCGTTGGCAGACGTGAACATGATGTCGACATTGACTTGATCGAGAATGCTCAACCCTAAGGTTCCTTCAATGGATGAGGACCCTTTTGTCATCATTCCTCCAATCAAAATCACCGTAATATCAGGGTGTTCATTAAGCTCCAGACCAACATGGGCGCTGCTCGTTACGACTGTCAATCGCATTGATTCTTCCTTTAGGCAGTGAGCAAGTTCTAAGGCAGTTGAACTGGCATCAAGTAAAATGCATTGTTTTTCTTCGATAAAATGCAACGCTGCTTGAGCAATAAGTAATTTTTCCTTATGATTTCGTTTGATGCGGGCTGTGAAGCTCGTATCGTTGCCTCCAGCATCATTTAGAATGGCGCCTCCATGGGTCCTGGTTAGGAGGCCTTCCTTTTCCATATTGTTGAGATCCGTTCGCAGGGTTGCTTCTGATACCACAAGTTGCTCCGCCAGTTCGGAAACCGTCAACCGCTTTCGTTCTTTAAGTAAATTTAGAATTTGATTTCTTCTCTCTTCGACAAACATCTTCACCGTATCTCCAATCCTTTCGAATCTAAGTCTAAGTGATTTGTTTGCCAATAGCAATCATGAGCAATGTCTTGCCGCGCCGTGCATAGCACACACCGACAGACTTCTTGTCAGGGTGCAATGAACACGCTTTGGGTACAAACTGATTTTAAATACGTGTTGCAATGTTGTCGATTTCATTTGAAACACGTTCAAATGAAAGTATGATTGACAAAACACAAGTATATGATTAGTGTTGAAATGATTTATCATATTGACGGCGTTTTAGTGTAAACGGAAACAGGAATTATTTGGGGGCGATGCTAATGAGCATAAAATTCGGGTGTCAAGGTTCAACCTGGATGCTTG
Proteins encoded in this window:
- a CDS encoding DeoR/GlpR family DNA-binding transcription regulator, which gives rise to MFVEERRNQILNLLKERKRLTVSELAEQLVVSEATLRTDLNNMEKEGLLTRTHGGAILNDAGGNDTSFTARIKRNHKEKLLIAQAALHFIEEKQCILLDASSTALELAHCLKEESMRLTVVTSSAHVGLELNEHPDITVILIGGMMTKGSSSIEGTLGLSILDQVNVDIMFTSANGFTPEKGLSDFNLYEVQLKRELVKKAKRTIALLDHTKIGSNSSAVFANTNEIESIITDKNIADEYLYHPTMSSVNVIVAE